The following is a genomic window from Nicotiana tabacum cultivar K326 chromosome 3, ASM71507v2, whole genome shotgun sequence.
GAAGTCCCTGGTGGCACGCAGTGGCAGGTACGGCAGCAACTTCCACATGCTCTGTTGCATAGATTTGGCCTAGACGACTCGCTGCACCTATATTCACAGGCTCCTGTACAATCTGCAACATAGTCGAATTCAGAATTTAGAGTTAATGAATTCAGAATAATCGTGATATGATTATATATTAGTCGTGGAGGAAATATATATGTAGTAAATGTTATATTACCTAATGGCTTTGGAGCTTGAGGGCTTGGTGCTGGTGGCTTACTGTTGTTTCCCTGCACCAAACATTACAAAATCGAACGTTATTTCAAGATGAAAGAGATCGAGTTAAAACATGATATGCTATTTGAGCTTTAAAAAAAGAGGAATTAACCTGTTGAAGAGCATGAGTGAAATGGACAAGCACAAGTGATGCAATAAGCAAAGCAGCAAATGCCTTTTGGAATGCCATTGTTTCAGATAAACAAAGGGAATAGGAGTAGAAAGGAGAAAACTGATCAGAGCTCTGAAATCTGAGCTGGCCTCCACTATGGATGTGAAGTAAAGAGAAGAGTgatgtatttatagcacaagcCAACACTACTTGACAGTCCACAGAAGACGTTGCCATTGACAGAGGCGGAACCAGGATTTCAAGTTTATGGGTTCGTAATTCTAATCTTTTTAAtttattgggttctaaattaataatttatacatattcaatgaattttttaagacaaatatagggttcgaaccaaaactactgggttcggccgaacccagtaactacactctagctccgcccctgggTGTGGACATCGGTAGGCTTATATTTTTATCGAGCTCGAGTGTTCATCTGGTCCCTAGTTAATTCAACTGTTTAACTTAGTAGTACATATTATGCCAAGTTCAAGGGGCTATATTGGTATTTAGCCTTAATATTTCAACTTCGGATGTAGAACAAGTAAAAGGTTGGCACGAAATTGGATGGTTACAACTTTTGATTCGAGTGGATTTAAAAGACAGTCAAAATAGgaatccggaaccaaaatgtggtttttTTGATTCAAAATATGCAAATAAAtgttaaaaaaaaagttaccaaactatatataacgccacaaatagtggcgctatacagtaacgttaactgcaccgttactgtatagcgccactatttgtgGCGCTATACATAGTAAAGCTGACATACCTTACATAGCGTCATTAATAGTGGCGTTATACCCCTTATTACCTGACCTCACCAATAATTTCTGGGTTCAATAATTTAAAAGCGTATAAAGCCACTTTTTGTGGcgctatatacaaaaaaaaaaaaaaaaagaaaacccggctagccatttcctatataaacatcgtagaatcgccacaacttcattcaaatttttttttaactcttgttggtttctattgttgttaaattctccagcattttttcattatgtctgaagaacgtagaataagagtatcattatattggggggtgaggttgtgatggagaataactctgtgggctacagtttacctactaagtgtaatgttaaattgccactttcaatggagtacgaaacattgatatcgttgttatgcaaaaaaatgagtatgagaaaacgttcagtgatactcaaagtaaccggaagatatccgtattccgttatgccgcaaggggttgctttttactcagagtttaacatcgacgatgatgacactttgagtgatttcgtgaggactccggacgaatgccgggaatttcttgtaatcacaatgttggagatgtacgtgaaggtcgaagacgttccaaaaaatgaggttgtgcgtagtagagataaccctcagtcatcgggtggttattctggatcagtttttgccggacatgttccggatgaaagattttttcttgatttaaatttatcaccgtcggcgaatgagcagcgagaaaataatttataccctgttttccataattcacaagaagagtggtaaacttcaattttcatttgtgttaattatgtatatttttggcgtattgaattaattttaacgctcatttatttaatagggggtaccggccggatatgaattttacaagtggctcATCCGGTAGTCACCACCTAATTAaaaacgtccatcatggaatgtcatcacattacgacttgtaagtgaaaaaCTATAGCCATAtataaagcatttattaatttagtagcttatatttttgttgaaatgtgcagtgaaaacgagcaagttgaactacccgtactcactcaattgcccgaaaacgacgtattacatcaagatctggcagatgcacagagtgaggaagagaacaacgattacgataacaatgccgatgaatcggGAGACGAGACACCATTTGCTCGTGAGAATGGTGATGAAGAGGACGAGGAGGAAGGACCCGATTTGAAGAGAGCCCCCATAGACGAAAAGTGTACGAGTCtgaagtgccgtttcattcaagggagattccttatattgataacttgccagccgtgagctctcacaagggattttgatgaaattcgggcagcaatgtgggatgagtctagaccaacggtgcttgcaaaggggatgctttttcctgataaagcacgcgtaagcagggcttgtaaaatgcataatgttaaagagtgtcgtgagatgcaggtatcgGAGTCAAGTCCGACGGTATGCAAGGCTATTTGCCGCAGGTGGTTTtagccatgtaattggatgttgcgtgcgtcgaagaagaagacaggtatgtgaaaagtgggtaaatacattcccacccacacatgcgaaatggacactttcaacgggaatcacttcaacttggatattgacttgatatctcttgtacttattctgcacatcgaagcgtccataaggtataaaatcaacgagtgcattacagcagtccaccaggaatatggctacaca
Proteins encoded in this region:
- the LOC107815936 gene encoding gibberellin-regulated protein 11 produces the protein MAFQKAFAALLIASLVLVHFTHALQQGNNSKPPAPSPQAPKPLDCTGACEYRCSESSRPNLCNRACGSCCRTCHCVPPGTSGNYEACPCYFNLTTHNDTRKCP